The following nucleotide sequence is from Deltaproteobacteria bacterium.
TCGAACTCGCCGGCGTAGAAGTCGAGGTCCTGCTCCGAGAGCCAGGCCGGCGGCTTCTCGGGCTTTGCGAACCCGTCCGAGAACTTCGCGGTCTTGGCCAGCTGTCCGAGCTTGGTGGTCTCGATCCGCACGTCGCCCGACGCGGTGTAGAAGAACATCTCGAGCCAGCCGCGCACGTCGGCCTCGAGCTCGCGCTCCGCCTTGCCGGGCTCCTGGAAGTAGAGGATGTAGTGGAACCGGTCGCCCGCGAGCGCCTTCAGCAGCTGCGTGGGCGGGAGCGGCGGCGCCGGCGAGAGCGGCACCGAGAGCGCGCCGACGGCGCGGAACAGGTCCGGGCGCAGCAGAGCCGCGTTCCAGGCCACCGGTGCGCCCCAATCGTGGCCGATGATCACCGCCTCGCTCTCGCCGAGCGCCGCGACCAGGCCGACCATGTCGCCGACCAGCTCGAGCTGGCCGTAGGCCTCGACCTCGTGCGGGCGCGCGCTGCGGCCGTAGCCGCGCATGTCGGGCGCGACCGCGCGGAATCCCGCCGCGGCGAGCGCGTCGAGCTGATGGCGCCACGAGTACCACGACTCGGGGAAGCCGTGGCAGAGCAGGACCAGCGGCCCCTCGCCCTGCTCGGCGACGTGAAGCCGTGTGCCGTGCGCGTCGACGAAGCGGTGTCTGGGCTGCGCCATGAGCGTCCTCCAGTCCGAGCGTATCAGCCTGCATCCGCCGTCGCCGGCGGATAGGATTGCCCCGAAGTCAGCGGCGACGACCCGTCCCACCAGGAGGATCCATGGCGATCGATTTCAGCTTCGATGAGGACGTCCAGCTCGCGATCGACCACACGCGCAAGTTCATGGACGACGTCGTCCGCCCGGCGGAGAAGGAGATCGACCTGCACCCGGACTCGCGCGAGGTCCTGGTCAAGCAGGTGATCCGGATGCGCAAGGCGGCGCAGGAGTGGGGACTGTGGCTGCCCCACATGCCGGCGGACTGGGGAGGCATGGGGCTCGGGCACGTGGCGATGGCCGCCGTCTCCGCCGAGGCCGGCCGGACGCGCTTCGGCCCCTTCGCACTGAACGCCCAGGCCCCCGACGAGGGGAACATGCACACGCTCCTGCACTGGGCGACGCCGGAGCAGAAGGAGAAGTACCTGCGCCCGCTGTGCAAGGGCGTGGCGCGCTCGTGCTTCGCGATGACGGAGCCCGATGTCGCGGGCTCCGACCCGACGCTGATCCGGACCCGCGCGGTGGAGAGGGAAGACCACTGGCTCGTGAACGGGCACAAGTGGTTCATCTCCGGCGCCCGCGGCGCGCAGTTCGCGATCCTGATCGCGCGCACCGAGGAGAGCCCCGAGATTCCGCAGGCCTGCAACACCGCTTTCCTGGTCGACATCCCGTCGCAGGGCTGGGACATCCTGCGCGACATCGAGACCATGAGCGGCGGCCACAACCACTGCGAGATCCGGATCACCGACCTGAAGGTGCCCAAGTCGAACCTGCTGGGCGGGCGCGGTCAGGGCCACCGCCTGGGCCAGTACCGGCTCGGGCCCGCGCGCCTGGCGCACTGCATGCGCTGGATCGGCCAGGCCGAGAACGCGCTCGACATGACGATCGAGCGCGCGCTGCACCGCTTCTCGCACGGGTCGCTGCTTGCCGAGAAGCAGGGCATCCAGTGGATGATCGCCGACTCGACCATGGAGCTGTACCAGTCGAAGCTGATGGTGCTGCACGCCGCCTACCGGATCGACAAGGGGCTCGACTTCAAGAGCGAGGTCTCGATGGCGAAGCACTTCGTGGCCAACGCGCTGGGGCGGATCATCGACCGCGCGATCCAGGTCCACGGCGCGCTGGGCTACAGCAAGGACTCGCCGCTGGCCTCGATGGCGACGCAGGCGCGCTGGGCGCGCTTCGCGGACGGCGCCGACGAGATCCATCAGTGGCGGATCGCGGAGCGCTCGATCGAGGCCTACGCGAAGACGGGCAGCGTGCGGGCGGCCGCAGGCGACCTGCCGCTCTAATCGCCCGCGCGCGCGGGCGCCAGCGTGGCCTCGTAGCCGCAGGCGTCGCTCGAGATGTGCACGACGCCGTCCGGGTCGCGGCGCACGCGGCGATTCTCGAGCTCGGCGACGTCCGTCGCCAGGAAGTGCGCGCGGTGGAAATCGCGGAGCACGTTCTCAGGCGGGACGGGCAGGGCGCGGCCGAGCCTGGATTCGCTCTGCACCTCCAGCCCGACCTGCACGAGCGTGAACGCCGTCGCGCCGAACGGCGTGAGCCCGATCAGCACGAGCCGGTCGCCGCTCTTCTGCGCGACCAGCCCGTAGGCCTCGTCGACGCGGTGGCCGCGCACGCGGATCCGCTCGTGGATCAGAAAGTCGCTCGCTAGATCGGCGGTGGACACGAGGCTCCCCGCGCAGTCCGGAATCCGCGGCGGCGGTCGCAGCTGGCAGGCCGCGGACGCGGCGAGTGCGAGCACGAGAGCGAGAGAGAGCCGATCAGGCCGCACGGCCGGAGTCCGAGTCCGCGCGCAGCGCCAGCAGCGAGAGCGGCGCGAGCGCGAGCGAGGCAACGATGCCGACGCCGGTCGTGAGACCGATCGCGCGCAGAGCCGGGTGACTCGAGAGCGCCAGCGTTCCGAAGCCGAGGATCGTGGTCAGGCAGCAGAGCAGACACGACACCAGGGTCGCGCCGATCTCCTCGCCCTTCGCGCTGCTGTCGACCACGAAGATGCCGTAGTCGACGCCCATTCCCATCACGATCAGAAGGCTCACGGCGTGCAGCAGGTTGGTCTCGGTGCCCGAGAGCGCGAACCCCGAGAGCACGAGGATCGCCGTGGCGAGCGCCGGCAGGAACGCGGCCAGCGCGCGGCGCAAGCTGCGGTAGCGGGCGACCAGGAGCCCCAGAACGCAGACGCTGCCGAGAACGATCTGCAGCAGCGTGCGGGTCCGGAAGCTCGCGGCGATCTGGTTCAGGAACGCGCCCTGCTCGAGGAAGTGCACGTCGGGAAGGCCGTCCAGCGCCGCGCGGATCCGCTCGGGGTCGTTCACGCCGCGCAGGTAGGTGATCACGGCGGTGCGCCCTTCCAGGTCCAGCACGAGCGTCGAGGCGAGCGCGCCGAGCGGCGAGGCGCGGAGCTCCGCGAGCGTGAGCGGCGGCGGCGGCGAATCGAGCGACTGCGCGAACGCCGCGAACGCGCCCGGGCGGAAGCCCGCCTCGCTGTAGGCGGTTTCGATCCGCGCCGCGAGATCGGGGCTCGCGCGCAGAGCGTCGAGATTGCGCTGCTGGAGCTGCGGCGACCAGAGCAGGTCGTGCAGCGAGCGCATCCCGCCGAGCTCTCCGCTCTCGACCAGCGCTTCGAGCCGCGCGTGGACCTGCTCGTCGCGCTCGAGCGCGGCTTCGGGCCGATCGGCGAGCGCGATCACGAAGCGTCCGCCGTCGAAGCTCGAGACGCGCGCGCGAACGCGCGCCTCCTCCGCGCGCAGCTCGGGGTCGGGCTGCCCGAGGCTCGAGAGGTCGTCGTTCCAGGACAGCTTCGGCAGCGCGAACACCCCGAGCGCGAGGATCGCGGCGGGCACCAGCGCGAGCGCGCGGCGCCGCGCGCGAAGCCGGGCCAATCCGGCCGCGAAGCCGCGTGCGAGCCGGGCCGAGATCGGCGGCGCGGGGCGATCCCGCGGGACCAGATCCGGAAGGAGCAAGAGCGACGCCGCGAGCGCCCCGGCGACACCGACCAGCGCGAAGACGCCGAGCTCTCGAAAGCCGCGAAACGAAGTGATCGCCAGGCCCGCGAAGCTCACGATCGTGGTGAGCGCGGCCAGCGAGAGCGATCCGGAGAGCCGGCGCGCCAATCGCCACGGAGAGGTGAGCGGCGGCGAGAAGCTGCGCAGGATCAGGTAGTGGATCGGGTAGTCGATCGTGACGCCGATCAGGGACGCGCCGAAGCCGATCGTCGTGCCGTCGAGTCGGCCGAACACTGCGAGGCCGACCGCCGTCGCGAGCGACAGCCCGAGCACAACCGGAACGAGCACCAGCGCCAGCTGCGCTGCGGAGCGGAAGAAGAGCCAGGAGAGCAGCGCGACGCCCGCGAACGAGAGCGTCGAGATCATCGATGCGTCGGCGCGCAGCTTCGTCTCGGCGTCGAGCGCGAAGCGGTTCGCGCCGCTCTGCTCGAGCGACAGGTCGGGGCCCAGCCGCGCGCGGAGCGAGTCGAATTCCGAGCGGATCGCTTCGAGCAGCGGCCGCTGCGCGACGGTGTCGAACGCGGAGCGCTTCGTCGCGAGCAGGATCACGGCGTGGTGCCCGTCGCGGGTGACGAAGGCGCCGTCGCGGGTCGCCAGCGGCGGCTCGCCCGCCTGCATGCGCTCGAGCACGCCGCGGAACGCGCCCAGCGGATCCTCGGGCGCGATCCGCTTCAGCAGCGGCGAGATCGGCAGCGCGAGGCTGCGGCGCAGCTCGGCCGCCTCGGCGCGCAGGCCGGAATCGGAGAGGCGCGCGGGAAGCTCGCGCTCCGGATCGTCGGAGACGAAGTAGAGCCGGCGCGGGAAGTAGAGCCGGTAGAGCTGCTCCTGCAGCTCGGAGTCCGCGCCGGTGCGAAGCCAGGCGACCTCGGGATGGGCGCGAATCGCCGCCGAAAGCGCCTTCGCCGCCTCGATCGCGTCCGCAGGATCGTCCGCGCCGATCGAGAGCACCATCGTGCGCGCGAGGTCGCTGCGCACGAGCTCGCGCGAGATCTGCGCCAGCTCCGCGCCTCGACCGTCGGGCAGGAAGTTCGTGATGTCGGTGCTGAACGTGATCCGGCTCGCGCTGTAGGCGAAGAGCGAGAGCCCGAGCGCCGCCCAGGCCACGAGCCGCGCGCGCCGGCTCACCGGCTCGGCTCCGATCCGAAGATCGAGCGCTCCTCCTCGGGGCCGAAGGCGTGGTCGACCTCGCTCCTCTCGAAGAGCGTCTTCGTGCGGTCGCCGTCGCTCTCGGTGAGCTCCATCTCGCCGATCGCCGGCCCGTCCCCGGCGATCCGGATCGAGCGGATGAAGTCGCGAAGCGGCGCTTCCTTCGGCGAGAGCAAGAGCGTCCAGCGCGGGCCGTCGGCCGCGAAGTCGAGCCGGTAGAGCGACTCGAGCGCCTTCCGGTCGCCGCGCCAGAGCACGATCAGATTGTGGGCGAACTGCCGCGCGACGGGATTGGCGGAGAGGTCGATCTCGCTCACGCCCGCCTCGTCCTCGAAGCGCATCCGGTCGCCGAGCAGGAGCAGCCGGGTCGCGGCGGGGCTGCGCGTCACGCGGGCGAGCTTGTCGGGCGGAGCGAAGTAGAGCGTGCCGCGGGTCTCGAGCGGCGCCTCCAGAAGCGCGAGCCGTTTCTCCTCGCGGAACTCGGCCACGACCCCGCGCGTCGTCGCCATGTGCCGGAGCAGCTCGTCGAGCGTGAGGCTTCCGCCGGGAGCGGGCGCCTCGGCGCCGAGCAGGACCGCGGCGACGAGCGGGAGAAGCAGCGCCCTCATTCGCGCAGGTCTAAACAAAGCCACCGTCCGGCGCTAGGTTCGGGCGCGCTCGCGGGGATCCAGTCGCGCCTCCGCCGCGGAGACGCGAGCTCGATCGGGGCCGGCCCCGGGCAGGGCAACTGACGGGTTCTCATGCAACGGCGCTCGTTTACACCCCGAGAAGCGCGGTGGTAGACTCGCCGCCGGTGGGCGGGAACGGAGAGTTTTGAGAGGGCACGGAGAGCGGATGCCCACGCGGACTTCGACGGCGTGGCGGGCGCTGCGAACCGGCGTCGCGTTCGCGGCGCTCGGGCTGATCAGCCTGTGGCTCGGCGCGGTATGGCTGCCGCTGCGCAGCGTCTGGGACCGCCGCACTCCGGAGCGCTGGCGGCGCGCGCAGCGGGCGATCCAGCGCGCCTATCGCGTGCACGCCGGCCTGATGAAGGCGCTCGATCTGATCGAGGTGCGCTGGGTCGGGCTCGAACGGCTCACGGTCCCGGGGGCCAAGATCGTCGTCGCCAACCACCCGTCGCTGATCGACACGCTGCTGATCGTCTCGAACCTGCCCCAGGCGGACTGCGTGGTCGGAAGCGACTATGCCGAGAACTTCTGGCTGCGCGGATCGGTTCGCGAGGCCGAGTACATCCGCAACGACACCGGGGCCGACGTACTGAACACGGCCGTCCGCTGCCTCCGGGAAGATCGAACCCTGCTGATCTTCCCCGAGGGCACGCGCTCGCCCGAGAACGGGCTCGGCCATTTCTACCGCGGCGCGGCGCACATCGCGCTCGAGAGCGGCCTGGACCTGCTCCCGGTCAGGATCAGCGTCGAGCCGCCCTCGCTGATGAAGGGGCAGAAGTGGTATCACGTTCCGGCGCGGCGCCCGCTCTGGACCTTCCGGGCCGGAGATCCGATCGTCGCGAAGGAGCATCTCGACGGGACCGAGTCGTCCGTGATGGCCGCGCGGAAGTTGACCGCGGTGCTGCGCGAGCGGCTCGCGGGAGGGGATTTCGATGCAGCGAAGTGAAGGCCTCGAGGCGGAGCTGAAGAAGCTCATCGTCGAGGCGCTCGTGCTCGAGGACATCGCGCCGGAGGAGATCGAGACCGAGGCGCCGCTCTTCGTCGAGGGGCTCGGACTCGACTCGATCGACGCGCTCGAGCTCGCGATGGCGCTCGAGGAGCGCTACGGCGTGAAGATCGAGGACGATCCCGAGACGAACCGGCAGATCTTCGCCTCGGTGAAGAGCCTGGCGGACTTCGTGACCGCGCAGCGGGCGGCCTGAGCCCGCCAGGGGAGGGAGCCGTGGCGCTTTCGAACGAGCAGATCTTCGCGCACGTGGTCGGCATCCTGGAGCGCGAGTTCGACGTCACGGCCGCCGAGATGACGATGAAGACCGATCTCGAGGCGGACCTCGACCTCGACAGCCTCGACGCGGTCGCGCTGGCCGGATTCGTGGAAGAGGAGCTCCCCCTCGCGCTCACCGACGACGAGATCGAGCGGATGCGCTCGATGGACCAGATCGTCGCGGTGATCTCCGCGCGAACGGGCGCGGCCGGGAAGGCCGACTGAGGACCGAAGCGGTGCCGCCGATCGAAGCCGTGCCGCGCTTCCTGCCGCTCTCGGAGCTGCTCCGAACCGGCCGAGCGCCGGGCGACGTCGTCGCGTTCTCGCGCGACGGCGTGCGCGACTTCGCCGACTTCTCGGGACGCGTCGCCGGGCTCTGCGCGGAGCTGAGAAGGGTCGGTGGCACGCGCTTCCTGCTCTTCAGCGAGGACAGCTACGCGTTCGCGGTGGCGTTGCTCGCGCTGGCGCACAGCGGCGCGACGGCGCTGCTCGCGCCGAACCGGCAGCCGGGGACGCTCGCGGCGCTGGCCGCGCAGGTCGACGGGGCGCTGGTCGATTCGAGCATCGCCGCGACCGAGCTCGCGCGCCTGCCGCGAATCGCGCCCCTCGAAGTCGCGCCGGCCGCGGCCGCGAGCTTCGGATCGCTCGATCCGGAGCTTGCGATCGCGGAGCTATCGACCTCCGGAAGCACCGGGCCCGGAAAGGCCGTGCCGAAGGCGCTGCGCCACCTGGACCGCGAGGTCGCGACGCTCGAGTCGCTCTTCGGGCCGCGCCTGGGCAGGGACGCGCGGGTCTTCGCGACCGTCTCCCATCAGCACCTGTACGGCCTGCTGTTCCGACTGCTCTGGCCGCTCGCCGCCGGGCGCGCGTTCTGCGCGGAGACGTATCTGCACAGCGAGGAGTTCTTTCCGTGCATGCGCGCGACGGCCGGCTTCGCGCTCGTGACGACCCCGGTGCATCTGCGCCGGATGCGCGCGGACGCGGAGCTTGCGAGCCTGCGCAGCCAGGCGCGGGCGATCTTCTCGTCGGGAGGTCCGCTCGACGAGTCGATCGCGCGCGGGATCGAGTCCGTGCTCGGGCTCACCCCGATCGAGATCTTTGGCTCGACGGAGACCGGCGGCGTGGCCTGGCGCGAGCAGATCGCGGCGGAGCCCGACGCGGCGTTCCACAGCTTCCCGCACGTCGAGCTCGCGCGCGCGAGCGGCCCCGGGGTCGAGGGCCAGCTGGTGG
It contains:
- a CDS encoding alpha/beta hydrolase encodes the protein MAQPRHRFVDAHGTRLHVAEQGEGPLVLLCHGFPESWYSWRHQLDALAAAGFRAVAPDMRGYGRSARPHEVEAYGQLELVGDMVGLVAALGESEAVIIGHDWGAPVAWNAALLRPDLFRAVGALSVPLSPAPPLPPTQLLKALAGDRFHYILYFQEPGKAERELEADVRGWLEMFFYTASGDVRIETTKLGQLAKTAKFSDGFAKPEKPPAWLSEQDLDFYAGEFERTGFRGGLNWYRNIDRSWQQMRALRGARIRVPALFVAGDRDGVVMANPQAVTDLAKTVPTLRRSEMLPGCGHWTQQERPQEVNRILVEFLRSLG
- a CDS encoding acyl-CoA dehydrogenase, coding for MAIDFSFDEDVQLAIDHTRKFMDDVVRPAEKEIDLHPDSREVLVKQVIRMRKAAQEWGLWLPHMPADWGGMGLGHVAMAAVSAEAGRTRFGPFALNAQAPDEGNMHTLLHWATPEQKEKYLRPLCKGVARSCFAMTEPDVAGSDPTLIRTRAVEREDHWLVNGHKWFISGARGAQFAILIARTEESPEIPQACNTAFLVDIPSQGWDILRDIETMSGGHNHCEIRITDLKVPKSNLLGGRGQGHRLGQYRLGPARLAHCMRWIGQAENALDMTIERALHRFSHGSLLAEKQGIQWMIADSTMELYQSKLMVLHAAYRIDKGLDFKSEVSMAKHFVANALGRIIDRAIQVHGALGYSKDSPLASMATQARWARFADGADEIHQWRIAERSIEAYAKTGSVRAAAGDLPL
- a CDS encoding DUF3261 domain-containing protein, with product MSTADLASDFLIHERIRVRGHRVDEAYGLVAQKSGDRLVLIGLTPFGATAFTLVQVGLEVQSESRLGRALPVPPENVLRDFHRAHFLATDVAELENRRVRRDPDGVVHISSDACGYEATLAPARAGD
- a CDS encoding outer membrane lipoprotein carrier protein LolA, producing MRALLLPLVAAVLLGAEAPAPGGSLTLDELLRHMATTRGVVAEFREEKRLALLEAPLETRGTLYFAPPDKLARVTRSPAATRLLLLGDRMRFEDEAGVSEIDLSANPVARQFAHNLIVLWRGDRKALESLYRLDFAADGPRWTLLLSPKEAPLRDFIRSIRIAGDGPAIGEMELTESDGDRTKTLFERSEVDHAFGPEEERSIFGSEPSR
- a CDS encoding 1-acyl-sn-glycerol-3-phosphate acyltransferase; its protein translation is MPTRTSTAWRALRTGVAFAALGLISLWLGAVWLPLRSVWDRRTPERWRRAQRAIQRAYRVHAGLMKALDLIEVRWVGLERLTVPGAKIVVANHPSLIDTLLIVSNLPQADCVVGSDYAENFWLRGSVREAEYIRNDTGADVLNTAVRCLREDRTLLIFPEGTRSPENGLGHFYRGAAHIALESGLDLLPVRISVEPPSLMKGQKWYHVPARRPLWTFRAGDPIVAKEHLDGTESSVMAARKLTAVLRERLAGGDFDAAK
- a CDS encoding acyl carrier protein — protein: MQRSEGLEAELKKLIVEALVLEDIAPEEIETEAPLFVEGLGLDSIDALELAMALEERYGVKIEDDPETNRQIFASVKSLADFVTAQRAA
- a CDS encoding acyl carrier protein — its product is MALSNEQIFAHVVGILEREFDVTAAEMTMKTDLEADLDLDSLDAVALAGFVEEELPLALTDDEIERMRSMDQIVAVISARTGAAGKAD
- a CDS encoding AMP-binding protein; its protein translation is MPPIEAVPRFLPLSELLRTGRAPGDVVAFSRDGVRDFADFSGRVAGLCAELRRVGGTRFLLFSEDSYAFAVALLALAHSGATALLAPNRQPGTLAALAAQVDGALVDSSIAATELARLPRIAPLEVAPAAAASFGSLDPELAIAELSTSGSTGPGKAVPKALRHLDREVATLESLFGPRLGRDARVFATVSHQHLYGLLFRLLWPLAAGRAFCAETYLHSEEFFPCMRATAGFALVTTPVHLRRMRADAELASLRSQARAIFSSGGPLDESIARGIESVLGLTPIEIFGSTETGGVAWREQIAAEPDAAFHSFPHVELARASGPGVEGQLVVRSPYASLGPASAGRSDVQETLMSDRAELLGGGRFRLLGRADRIVKIGEKRLALPEMESALRAHPHVADAALVSFEPIGDARVGAVVALSDSGQAALDAQGRRALGAALGEHLAAYWDRVLLPRAWRYVAELPRDAQGKVTRAALLELLEPAAERAPVRDPVVLSEQRGASSIVRELRVPADLAFLEGHFPGQPVVAGVVQLHWVMLAAAELLGATPQLLALEGLRFRDALLPSQPFRLSLELSPARDRLRFELSDGERVFAQGRAQLAAGSGSEN